The DNA window CTTGCCTTCATGGCACACCAGGAACGAGTTAACTTGAACCACAATgaacatatatcatatttggAGTCCATGATGCATACAATGATGGCCCATAGAGGTGTTGACCCAGGGACCATTCCTCCACCTCCTCCGTTCATTTCTCCGTTCAATTTTCAGTATGACTATCAGCCACAGGGGAATGCATCGGGAGTGCCACCACCAGATAATGACGAGGATGAGTGAGGTATGTGATCTTTTGTTCTTCTTTATCTTTTACTGTACATTGGATAGATTGAATGTACTATATTTTATCGTGCTTTAATTACAATTTACTTAACGCAGATCAACAGGTTGAAAAGAAGAACAACAAAGTCGAGGATATGGAAGTCAATTATGTTTTTTCATCTTATTTTTCGATTGTGTATTTTCTTCATTTCAGGTGTGTAAGATGTAAAAAGAATTGGAACTTGTTTgtttatatgttttatttcagttttgtttaCTTGTGTTTTGTTTCCTGCACTTTTATTAATCTGATActgatgaaataaaataatctacaATGCTTTAAATAACACTATACTTACGAAATCATAACATTCACACGGTGCAGCAATGCAAAATGTACAACAATTGAAATTTTATAGTCACAATTAATGAGCAGAATCATCGTCATAATTAAAATGATACAAATGGCTCCCTGTTCCACAGTCAGGTGGATTGCGTCTTCTCGTCCCTCTACGCAATCCTATATTTTCAGGAATTCTTTCGTTTGAATACTCTGGATAAGTGATAGGGGATATAACATTCCTCTGCGGTCGAGTATCATTCACAACATGCTGATGTCCGACGTTAAGCAAATTCGTGAAACTTTGTGTGTTCGACCAATAAGGAGTCTGAAAATCTGTCTGACCAAACGGACGAAAGTCACCATACCCTGAATCACCGAAAAAATCATGCTAAGTATTAGAGGTTCCTGCAATATTCATTTCACCTGACGTAAAAATCGTAGAGCCTCCTGCAAACCCACTTGGTTGCCCAATCATGTCACTTCTCCCTCCAAATGAAGACTGATGCGAAAACGGAGAAGGCGTACTAAAATTTTGTTGAAAATTAAATTCTCCAACAAAAGTATTGTACGGTTGTGGTTGAAAACCAACGGCAGTAACTGCAGATGAGATCGAGCGCACTGTTATTCGATTGTACCATTCAAAGTAATCTTCATCAGTTTGCGTCGTTCGCCCGTGTCGCACCCCTTTACAAACATATCTCAGCCTATTATTCCACAACTCAATTGAATTCCTATGATAATCTCTCCAGTTGGTGTTGCGATGTCCTATTCTCGTGATATTATGCATATCGTCATTGTCGACGGCAGACCCTGGAATTGATTGCCGCCTTCGAAATTGTCGCATTACCCGATTAGGACGATGCATCTCCACGATGTCAAAGCAAATAAGGGGACAAACACACCGCCATATTTTGTTGTCGTATGAATCAATAATGGTCTTCACATCTATGTCATTTTTCTGGTATACGCTCCAATTAAActgcaaaaaaattattaaaattgaatATTAATTTGATGAATAAAAACATAATAGTACTCGGCTATTTACTATTacgtattaaaattttataataccTCATTATTATTCATACGATCTAGTGAATCCCTTATAATTCTGACAGAATGTGTTGGCGAATGTGTGTAACTAAACCCATACATCCACCTACagttacaaaaaaaatttatatatcaagaaaatatacaagataaatatgatattcacaaaaataatttttaaatattaccgTGCACCATATGGAGAAACTGGAATTAAAGCATCCGGATCAACGGGAGGTACAACTAATGTTAACCCATCTCGATCGGGATTAACACATTTAATCCTGCTCCATGCCCATATCTGCgtgtaataataaaaaaaattaaaaaatttaaacaaaatatCGTGTTAAATAATCACATCACATTAA is part of the Primulina eburnea isolate SZY01 chromosome 1, ASM2296580v1, whole genome shotgun sequence genome and encodes:
- the LOC140807533 gene encoding serine/threonine-protein phosphatase 7 long form homolog yields the protein MANNKNPEDLNVLYLQATHISSRVSSLTVDDIVKVKRSDNLIWKLYTNNYLHRRVLSYLNHMGFYGVLECGSQVIDNHLITALVERWRRETHTFHFTCGEATVTLQDVSIIWGLTIDGEAVTGVDVSHKVEEWQHICLDMLGFVPESKYLKGGHLSMTALHDHCISNLVNDETSEVDVVKFTRCVALMIIGGIMFPDYQGGSARLIFLQLLRDLDNVKSYSWGSAVLAFLYRELCNATRVEKSTMAGPLYILQIWAWSRIKCVNPDRDGLTLVVPPVDPDALIPVSPYGARWMYGFSYTHSPTHSVRIIRDSLDRMNNNEFNWSVYQKNDIDVKTIIDSYDNKIWRCVCPLICFDIVEMHRPNRVMRQFRRRQSIPGSAVDNDDMHNITRIGHRNTNWRDYHRNSIELWNNRLRYVCKGVRHGRTTQTDEDYFEWYNRITVRSISSAVTAVGFQPQPYNTFVGEFNFQQNFSTPSPFSHQSSFGGRSDMIGQPSGFAGGSTIFTSGYGDFRPFGQTDFQTPYWSNTQSFTNLLNVGHQHVVNDTRPQRNVISPITYPEYSNERIPENIGLRRGTRRRNPPDCGTGSHLYHFNYDDDSAH